In a genomic window of Anaerotignum faecicola:
- a CDS encoding amidohydrolase family protein, which produces MIATDHAPHSAEEKSRGLEKSLMGVVGLETAFPILYTKLVKTGVLSLEKLIELMHTNPRNRFCVGTPLEEGQPASLTVYDLDKEYTINPDDFLSMGRATPFAGEKVLVPAG; this is translated from the coding sequence TTGATTGCGACAGACCACGCTCCCCACTCCGCAGAGGAAAAGAGCAGAGGTCTGGAAAAGAGCCTGATGGGTGTAGTCGGTCTGGAAACTGCCTTCCCCATTCTGTATACCAAGCTGGTGAAAACAGGCGTACTTTCTCTGGAAAAGCTCATCGAGTTGATGCACACCAATCCCAGAAACCGCTTCTGTGTCGGCACACCTCTGGAAGAAGGACAGCCTGCAAGCCTGACGGTTTACGATTTGGATAAGGAATACACCATCAACCCAGATGACTTCCTGAGCATGGGCAGAGCAACGCCCTTCGCAGGAGAAAAGGTTTTGGTGCCTGCAGGCTGA